In a single window of the Drosophila subpulchrella strain 33 F10 #4 breed RU33 chromosome X, RU_Dsub_v1.1 Primary Assembly, whole genome shotgun sequence genome:
- the LOC119557197 gene encoding DNA topoisomerase 2-binding protein 1: MSMSMDESICAYFVNNLKPAGDGGGAGAGAIQEADTLEQFEASLEMLGQQLAETQIRQIKPSEGYPLIAGGNLTKKDVFVLAQFEGDFFDQLQQTRALILGPPCLITCLRRNEPIPEGSKAIYTTAMRDLQVSATGITPQKKEELSRLIHWMGGTYFQSFGHRTTHLISNTIKSSKYEQATLNGVPVMHVDWVQYVWDQSRRSQREGISATDPDFDKYRLPIFFGANITCSGLDVARKDQVMRLVNENGGIYHRAFRSQVVDIVITEQSKTDTDKYKAAIRYKKDVLLPEWIFDSSNRGYALPTKDYEVRARKTSSTPTKSNRSAAAPGADQTQLSDLSRISFVSNSRRMCSDLTTVNESVSSVGSSSPAKDLLKQATTTSSGRNYQQVLAEICPRQAKKAGAFLDGCCVYLSGFRSEEREKLNRVLNTGGATRYDEANEGISHIIVGQLDDAEYRQWQRDGLMGSVHVVRLDWLLESIRAGRLVSELVHRVSLPQNREPDVASPASKRTLRSMNHSFKQPTLPIKKKLFDQDPDPVQQPEQEEPDHTLLDQYSQDQGAVAQLPPADVSLLQPAASSTQMEIRLRNSMAAHPNPAAAAALPLPDLSASTLSIDFDKLDYFSGHSVYVHKECFNAEFFNQMLTECETAQGLLVPSNFKDEVDFAIVSFEVAFDVKELPVKAREVVTELYLESCMKKNQLLPLEYYHKPIPATALRQPLKGMTIVVSIYAGLERDFINAAAELLGASVNKTFIKKEKPLLVCPNAEGSKYEGAIKWNYPVVTSDWLVQCARTGQKLPYVGHLVGKSPEDFPISPRLRESNTRTPRRQTESTLVAPPDVTMEEEENQPAAAVTPVAAANPQAAAPDLTPLRNRRVSELAGIPGGSARHRSSSSTSSPDSPCTPLSQVGAQKYNLDFLEQFVQRLDTDEGKDCVREIIREMQENQTPELERIRRQACTPISRKHPRPAPGIPDFCLTPEFQQRMADDFERRWRLPTQKIKPDTPLAVIRQRVMRITCETLGIEYEDAQKQEEQEQREPPSTQKKKPPIRTQATKLNFDRSPKTPKLSVGGKKTPLRVSMGSPRAGSQSPFVPNTQSPTEATTSAPRRSDGPTMSEEAQSTINFDKISFEESAAPVIAPDVKQITDYLKNCESRRNSLKRSHDSDMECPESEVQYVQPFESEGFALGTEDMVDWRDPAEFNAAKRRSSGGSPKMQYRGTPCFSISCGDDGEKRAEMIERITQLGGKLCENLVNYDDACTHLLCERPNRGEKMLACIASGKWIVNMQYIEQCHTRGYFLDETLYEWGNPKAINMPTLAPEEEPIAAAVHRWRTELAASGGGAFSDHRVILSMHERSGAPIRNVLRAGGATILEPTSPFSADPVASTATHCFVDMKKAPLSPRDMAYLHQCGVQVLSQIAINTYLMNGRDADLGKYELN, translated from the coding sequence ATGAGCATGAGCATGGACGAGTCCATCTGCGCGTACTTCGTGAACAACCTGAAGCCGGCTGGCGACGGCGGaggggcaggggcaggggcCATCCAGGAGGCGGACACTCTGGAGCAGTTTGAGGCGTCGCTGGAAATGCTGGGCCAGCAGCTGGCCGAGACCCAGATCCGGCAAATAAAGCCCAGCGAGGGCTATCCCCTGATAGCAGGCGGCAACCTGACCAAGAAGGATGTCTTTGTGCTGGCCCAATTCGAGGGCGACTTCTTCGACCAGTTGCAGCAGACGCGGGCCCTGATCCTGGGGCCACCCTGCCTGATTACCTGCCTGCGGCGCAACGAACCCATTCCCGAGGGCAGCAAGGCCATCTACACCACGGCCATGCGGGATCTGCAGGTCTCGGCCACAGGGATAACGCCCCAGAAGAAGGAAGAACTGAGCCGACTCATCCACTGGATGGGCGGCACCTACTTCCAGAGCTTCGGCCATCGCACCACCCACCTCATCTCGAACACCATCAAGTCCAGCAAGTACGAACAGGCCACGCTGAACGGGGTGCCCGTGATGCACGTCGACTGGGTGCAGTACGTCTGGGACCAGAGTCGACGCAGCCAGCGCGAGGGCATCAGTGCCACAGATCCCGATTTCGACAAGTACCGGCTGCCCATCTTCTTTGGGGCCAACATTACCTGCAGCGGCCTGGATGTGGCGCGCAAGGATCAGGTGATGCGGCTGGTCAACGAGAACGGGGGCATCTATCATCGCGCCTTCCGCTCCCAGGTGGTGGACATCGTCATTACCGAGCAGTCAAAGACGGACACTGATAAGTACAAGGCAGCCATACGCTACAAGAAGGATGTCCTGCTGCCGGAATGGATCTTCGATAGTTCCAATCGCGGTTATGCGCTGCCCACCAAGGATTACGAAGTACGAGCACGCAAGACGTCCTCCACGCCCACCAAAAGCAATCGTTCGGCTGCAGCTCCCGGTGCGGATCAGACTCAACTCTCGGATCTCTCACGGATCAGCTTTGTGTCCAACTCACGGCGCATGTGCAGCGATCTGACCACCGTCAACGAATCCGTCAGCAGTGTGGGCAGCAGCTCGCCCGCCAAGGATCTGCTCAAGCAAGCCACCACCACAAGCAGTGGCAGGAACTATCAGCAGGTGCTGGCCGAGATTTGTCCGCGGCAGGCGAAGAAGGCGGGAGCCTTTCTGGACGGCTGCTGTGTGTACTTGAGTGGCTTCCGCTCGGAGGAGCGGGAAAAGCTCAACAGAGTGCTGAATACGGGTGGAGCCACCCGTTACGATGAGGCCAACGAGGGCATCTCTCACATCATTGTTGGCCAACTGGATGACGCCGAGTATCGGCAGTGGCAGCGCGATGGTCTCATGGGTTCAGTTCATGTGGTGCGCCTGGACTGGCTGCTGGAAAGCATTCGAGCTGGTCGCCTGGTCAGTGAGCTAGTGCATCGTGTGTCGCTGCCACAGAATCGTGAGCCCGACGTGGCCTCGCCAGCCAGCAAGCGAACCCTGCGCTCCATGAACCACAGCTTCAAGCAGCCGACGTTGCCCATCAAAAAGAAGCTCTTCGATCAGGATCCAGATCCTGTACAGCAGCCGGAACAGGAGGAGCCGGATCACACGTTGCTGGATCAGTACTCACAGGATCAAGGGGCAGTGGCGCAGCTGCCGCCGGCGGACGTCAGTCTCCTCCAGCCAGCGGCCAGTTCCACGCAAATGGAGATACGCCTGCGGAACTCGATGGCGGCCCATCCCAATCCAGCCGCCGCTGCTGCTCTGCCATTGCCCGATCTCAGTGCCAGCACACTGTCCATTGATTTCGATAAGCTGGACTACTTTTCGGGCCACTCCGTCTATGTGCACAAGGAGTGCTTCAATGCAGAGTTCTTCAACCAAATGCTGACCGAATGTGAGACTGCCCAGGGTCTGTTGGTGCCCTCGAACTTTAAGGATGAGGTTGACTTCGCCATCGTCAGCTTTGAGGTGGCCTTCGACGTCAAGGAGCTGCCCGTCAAGGCCCGAGAGGTGGTCACCGAGCTGTATCTAGAGAGTTGCATGAAGAAGAATCAGCTGCTGCCACTGGAATACTACCACAAGCCCATCCCAGCCACTGCACTGCGTCAGCCGCTTAAGGGAATGACCATTGTGGTCTCGATCTATGCAGGATTGGAGCGGGATTTCATTAATGCAGCAGCAGAGCTTCTGGGCGCATCCGTTAATAAGACTTTCATCAAGAAGGAGAAACCCCTGCTGGTGTGTCCCAATGCCGAGGGCTCCAAGTACGAGGGAGCCATTAAATGGAACTATCCCGTGGTCACATCCGACTGGCTCGTGCAGTGCGCCCGGACGGGCCAAAAGCTGCCCTATGTGGGCCACTTGGTGGGCAAGAGTCCGGAGGATTTCCCCATATCTCCGCGTTTGCGGGAAAGCAATACCCGAACGCCGAGGCGACAGACGGAGAGTACACTGGTGGCTCCACCAGATGTCACCATGGAGGAGGAAGAAAATCAACCGGCGGCGGCTGTCACACCTGTTGCCGCTGCCAATCCCCAGGCAGCAGCTCCAGATCTAACGCCTTTGCGCAACAGAAGGGTCTCCGAGCTGGCCGGAATTCCGGGGGGCAGCGCTCGTCATCGCAGCAGCAGCTCCACATCGTCTCCCGATTCCCCTTGCACGCCACTCAGCCAGGTGGGTGCCCAGAAGTACAACCTGGACTTCCTGGAGCAGTTCGTCCAGCGCCTGGACACGGATGAGGGCAAGGATTGTGTGCGCGAGATCATCCGTGAGATGCAGGAGAACCAAACGCCGGAACTGGAGCGTATTCGTCGGCAGGCCTGCACGCCCATCAGTCGCAAGCATCCACGGCCAGCACCGGGGATTCCAGATTTCTGTCTCACTCCAGAGTTCCAGCAGCGAATGGCGGATGATTTCGAGCGGCGCTGGCGCCTGCCAACACAAAAAATCAAACCGGACACACCGCTGGCCGTGATCAGGCAGCGGGTGATGCGCATCACATGCGAAACCCTGGGCATCGAATACGAGGATGCTCAAAAGcaagaggagcaggagcagcggGAACCACCAAGTACGCAGAAGAAGAAGCCGCCAATTAGAACTCAGGCCACCAAGCTGAACTTTGATAGATCCCCGAAAACACCCAAGCTATCGGTGGGTGGCAAGAAGACGCCTCTCAGGGTGTCCATGGGCTCACCCCGAGCCGGAAGCCAATCCCCTTTTGTGCCCAACACACAGAGTCCAACAGAAGCAACAACATCTGCTCCACGACGATCAGATGGCCCGACTATGAGCGAAGAAGCCCAGAGCACCATTAACTTCGACAAGATTAGCTTCGAGGAGTCCGCTGCTCCCGTAATCGCGCCAGATGTCAAGCAGATCACGGACTACCTGAAGAACTGCGAGTCGCGGCGGAACAGCCTGAAGCGCAGCCACGACAGCGACATGGAGTGCCCCGAGAGCGAGGTGCAGTACGTGCAGCCCTTTGAGTCCGAGGGCTTCGCCCTGGGCACCGAGGACATGGTGGATTGGCGCGACCCAGCCGAGTTTAATGCGGCCAAGCGGCGATCTTCTGGCGGATCACCCAAGATGCAGTATAGGGGCACGCCCTGCTTCAGCATTTCGTGCGGCGATGATGGTGAGAAGCGAGCGGAGATGATCGAACGAATCACCCAGCTGGGCGGCAAGTTGTGCGAGAATCTGGTGAACTACGATGATGCCTGCACCCATTTGCTGTGCGAGCGTCCGAATCGCGGCGAGAAGATGCTGGCCTGCATTGCGTCGGGCAAATGGATCGTCAACATGCAGTACATCGAGCAGTGTCACACGCGAGGTTACTTCCTGGACGAGACCCTCTACGAATGGGGCAATCCGAAGGCCATCAATATGCCCACCCTGGCGCCGGAGGAGGAGCCCATTGCGGCCGCCGTTCATCGTTGGCGCACGGAGTTGGCTGCTTCTGGCGGTGGAGCCTTCTCCGATCACCGGGTGATCCTCAGCATGCACGAGCGCAGCGGGGCGCCCATCAGGAATGTGCTGCGTGCCGGTGGAGCCACCATCCTGGAGCCAACTTCCCCATTTTCCGCCGATCCGGTGGCCTCCACTGCCACCCATTGCTTTGTGGACATGAAGAAGGCACCGCTGTCGCCCCGGGACATGGCCTATCTCCACCAGTGCGGTGTGCAAGTGCTCAGCCAGATTGCCATCAACACCTATTTGATGAACGGCAGGGATGCCGATCTGGGGAAATACGAGCTGAACTGA
- the LOC119557270 gene encoding tRNA (guanine-N(7)-)-methyltransferase non-catalytic subunit wuho — MCVREAATIFFAEPELVVGLGRRVLFVNPDDLQIFKEIELPPDLGLRGQGSRESCPATSTGPGPGGEEQQLVAAAAAAGKQSAEKASGSGVGSGNGNVAVQNVAYSPDGQLLAVTTSGGQKALLLYRTRPENARLLSARPLARAASALRFCSDSSSVLVTDKTGDCYQYDCVEVEAVPRLLLGHLSVVYDILWSEDQQHIITCDRDDKIRVTNYPATFDIHSYCLGHREFVSGLALLTDRHIASASGDKTLRVWNYIQGKELLQHELPAPAVRLLVRQLEPEKVYQAAVLFYDHVDALGLYRLERSPADDTWSVTATQLVRAEAGSWNISNFTLTADRIYVTGAENERLSLRVYDIATGQRSTSGVPEGWIKMVLDGLGATEEGGPPFIPEDLSVWFKKRFDNVSDYLERKKRRIEEQQQQKCG; from the coding sequence ATGTGCGTCAGGGAAGCGGCAACGATTTTCTTCGCGGAACCCGAACTGGTGGTCGGCCTTGGCCGCAGGGTGCTGTTCGTAAACCCCGACGACCTGCAGATATTCAAGGAGATCGAGCTGCCGCCCGACCTTGGCCTGCGCGGCCAGGGCTCCCGGGAATCCTGTCCAGCCACATCCACTGGCCCTGGTCCGGGTGGCGAGGAGCAACAgcttgttgctgctgctgctgctgccggcAAGCAGTCGGCGGAAAAGGCTTCCGGATCTGGAGTGGGATCGGGAAACGGAAACGTTGCGGTGCAGAACGTGGCCTACTCGCCAGATGGACAGCTGCTGGCCGTGACCACCAGTGGGGGGCAGAAGGCGCTCCTGCTCTATCGCACGCGGCCAGAGAACGCCCGCCTGCTCTCCGCCCGCCCTCTCGCCCGGGCGGCCAGTGCCCTGCGCTTCTGCAGCGACAGCAGCTCCGTCCTGGTCACGGACAAGACGGGCGATTGCTACCAGTACGACTGCGTCGAGGTGGAGGCCGTTCCGCGCCTGCTGCTCGGCCACCTGAGCGTGGTGTACGACATCCTTTGGTCGGAGGACCAGCAGCACATCATCACCTGCGACCGGGATGACAAGATACGCGTTACCAACTATCCAGCCACCTTCGACATTCACAGCTATTGCTTGGGCCACCGCGAGTTCGTCTCGGGGCTTGCCCTGCTCACTGACCGGCACATTGCCTCCGCCTCGGGGGACAAGACGTTGCGCGTGTGGAACTACATCCAGGGCAAGGAGCTGCTGCAGCACGAGCTGCCCGCCCCGGCTGTTCGTCTGCTGGTGCGGCAGCTGGAGCCGGAGAAGGTATACCAGGCGGCGGTGCTTTTTTACGATCACGTGGACGCCCTGGGACTGTACCGCTTGGAGCGCAGCCCCGCCGACGACACCTGGAGCGTCACGGCCACGCAGCTGGTGCGTGCCGAGGCTGGCTCCTGGAATATTAGCAACTTTACTTTAACCGCCGACAGGATCTACGTCACCGGCGCGGAGAACGAGCGATTGAGCCTGCGGGTCTACGACATCGCCACTGGCCAGCGGTCGACCAGCGGAGTGCCCGAGGGCTGGATAAAGATGGTGCTGGACGGGCTGGGCGCCACCGAGGAGGGCGGACCTCCCTTCATTCCCGAGGACCTGTCCGTTTGGTTTAAGAAGCGCTTCGACAACGTCAGCGACTATCTGGAGCGCAAGAAGCGGCGCATCGaggaacagcagcagcagaagtgCGGCTAG
- the LOC119557271 gene encoding 26S proteasome regulatory subunit 10B gives MTVTATPLPDNLRVKAFSDYRKKLLEHKEIEGRLKEKREEIKELTKAYDKSENDLKALQSVGQIVGEVLKQLTEDKFIVKATNGPRYVVGCRRQLDKAKLKSGTRVALDMTTLTIMRYLPREVDPLVYNMSHEDPGDVTYSAIGGLTEQIRELREVIELPLLNPELFLRVGITPPKGCLLYGPPGTGKTLLARAVASQLDANFLKVVSSAIVDKYIGESARLIREMFNYARDHQPCIIFMDEIDAIGGRRFSEGTSADREIQRTLMELLNQMDGFDSLGQVKMIMATNRPDTLDPALLRPGRLDRKIEIPLPNEQARLEILKIHALKIAKHGEIDYEAIVKLSDNFNGADLRNVCTEAGLFAIRAEREYVIQEDFMKAVRKVSDNKKLESKLDYKPV, from the exons ATGACTGTGACCGCCACGCCGCTGCCCGACAATCTGCGGGTGAAAGCCTTCTCCGACTACAGGAAGAAGCTGCTGGAGCACAAGGAGATCGAGGGACGCCTAAAAGAAA AGCGCGAGGAGATCAAGGAGCTCACCAAGGCGTACGACAAGTCGGAGAACGACCTGAAGGCCCTGCAAAGCGTGGGACAGATCGTGGGCGAGGTGCTGAAGCAGCTGACGGAGGATAAAT TCATTGTGAAGGCCACCAATGGACCCCGCTATGTGGTCGGTTGCCGCCGGCAGCTGGACAAGGCGAAGCTGAAGTCGGGCACCCGTGTGGCCCTCGACATGACCACGCTGACCATCATGCGGTACTTGCCACGCGAGGTGGACCCCCTGGTGTACAACATGTCGCACGAGGACCCCGGCGATGTCACCTACTCGGCCATCGGAGGCCTCACCGAGCAGATCCGCGAGCTGCGCGAGGTCATCGAGTTACCCCTCCTCAATCCGGAGCTCTTCCTGCGCGTCGGCATCACGCCGCCCAAGGGCTGTCTACTGTACGGACCGCCTGGCACCGGAAAAACGCTCCTGGCCCGCGCCGTGGCCTCGCAGCTGGACGCCAACTTCCTAAAGGTCGTCTCCTCGGCGATTGTGGACAAGTATATCGGCGAGAGTGCCCGCCTCATTCGCGAGATGTTCAACTATGCCCGCGATCACCAGCCCTGCATCATTTTCATGGACGAGATCGACGCCATCGGCGGTCGGCGCTTCTCCGAGGGCACCTCCGCCGATCGCGAGATCCAGCGCACGCTGatggagctgctcaaccagATGGACGGCTTCGATTCGCTGGGCCAGGTCAAGATGATCATGGCCACCAACCGGCCGGACACCCTGGATCCCGCCCTGCTGCGTCCCGGTCGCTTGGACAGGAAGATCGAGATTCCACTGCCCAACGAGCAGGCCAG GTTGGAAATCCTCAAGATTCACGCTCTGAAGATTGCCAAGCACGGCGAGATCGACTACGAGGCCATTGTAAAGCTGTCGGACAATTTCAACGGCGCTGATCTTCGTAACGTCTGCACGGAGGCGGGTCTCTTTGCCATCCG TGCCGAGCGGGAGTACGTCATCCAGGAGGACTTCATGAAGGCGGTGCGCAAGGTGTCGGACAACAAGAAGTTGGAGAGCAAGCTGGACTACAAGCCCGTCTAA